A single genomic interval of Trichosurus vulpecula isolate mTriVul1 chromosome 6, mTriVul1.pri, whole genome shotgun sequence harbors:
- the LOC118855385 gene encoding olfactory receptor 10Q1-like: MFLPNFIHFNQSGPTEFVFRMFTASPRIQALLFLLFFLLYMMILCGNTAIIWVVCTHTFLHTPMYFFLSNLSFLEICYTTTVVPLMLSNIFEAQKPIPLAGCGAQMFFFVTLGSTDCFLLAVMAYDRYVAICHPLHYTLIMTQKLCTQMVVGSLGLAVFLSLQLTALIFTLPFCGHHREINHFLCDVPPVLRLACADTQFHQAVLYVVGILVLTVPFLLICISYVFITTAILRINSAEGRRRAFSTCSSHLTVVLLQYGCCSLVYLRPRSSTSEDEDRQIALVYTFITPLLNPLIYTLRNKDVKGALKKSMSSKAASETP; this comes from the coding sequence ATGTTTCTTCCCAACTTTATCCATTTCAACCAGTCTGGCCCCACTGAATTTGTATTCCGGATGTTCACTGCTTCCCCCAGGATTCAggccctcctcttccttctctttttcctcctctatatGATGATCCTCTGTGGAAACACTGCCATCATTTGGGTTGTGTGCACCCACACTTTCCTCCATACCCCCATGTACTTTTTCCTGTCCAACCTGTCCTTTCTAGAGATCTGTTACACCACCACTGTGGTACCATTAATGCTTTCCAACATCTTTGAAGCCCAGAAACCCATTCCATTGGCTGGTTGTGGAGCCCAGATGTTCTTTTTTGTCACCCTTGGCAGTACTGATTGTTTCCTATTGGCTGTCATGGCATATGACCGCTATGTGGCCATTTGTCATCCTTTGCACTACACGCTTATCATGACCCAGAAGCTGTGTACCCAGATGGTTGTGGGCTCCCTGGGCCTggctgtctttctctcccttcagctGACAGCACTGATCTTCACCCTGCCCTTCTGTGGTCACCACCGGGAGATCAATCACTTTCTTTGTGATGTACCACCTGTCCTACGCCTGGCCTGTGCTGATACCCAATTTCACCAGGCTGTCCTATATGTGGTAGGAATCCTTGTACTGACTGTCCCATTCCTGCTTATCTGCATCTCTTACGTCTTCATCACCACTGCCATCTTGCGCATCAACTCAGCTGAGGGCCGCCGGCGAGCCTTCTCCACCTGCTCTTCCCATCTCACTGTGGTCCTGCTGCAATATGGCTGCTGTAGCCTGGTCTATTTGCGTCCCAGGTCCAGCACTTCAGAGGATGAAGATCGACAGATTGCCTTGGTCTATACCTTTATTACCCCCTTGCTTAACCCTCTAATTTACACACTACGGAATAAGGATGTCAAAGGTGCTCTCAAAAAATCCATGAGCAGCAAAGCAGCCTCTGAAACTCCATGA